One window of Oncorhynchus masou masou isolate Uvic2021 chromosome 33, UVic_Omas_1.1, whole genome shotgun sequence genomic DNA carries:
- the LOC135528374 gene encoding 45 kDa calcium-binding protein-like encodes MANYWRAALRRHLLAVSMALFCLLHNTMDVHARPANMSSLKDKNSPTSKEENEILPPDHLNGMKLEMDGHINKGFHQEVFLGKEMEEFEEDSEPRRNRNKLIDIFRKVDFNKDKSVSAKEMQRWIVEKTEEHFQEAVRENKMSFHAVDPDGDGHVTWDEYRVKFLASKGFNKKEMADKIKNSEELKVDEETQEVLESLKDRWFQADNPPADQLLNEEEFLSFLHPEHSKGMLKYMVKEIVRDLDQDSDKKLTLSEFISLPMGTVENQQAQDIDDDWVRERKKEFEEVIDGNHDGIVTMEELQEYMDPMNEYNALNEAKQMIAVADENQNHNLELEEILKYSEYFTGSKLMDYARNVHEEF; translated from the exons ATGGCTAACTACTGGAGGGCGGCTTTGCGCAGACACCTTCTGGCTGTGTCCATGGCCCTGTTCTGCCTGCTCCACAACACCATGGACGTCCATGCCCGGCCAGCTAACATGTCATCCCTGAAGGACAAGAACAGCCCCACCAGTAAGGAGGAGAATGAGATCCTTCCCCCAGACCATCTGAACGGGATGAAGCTGGAGATGGATGGTCACATCAATAAAGGCTTCCACCAGGAGGTGTTCCTGGGTAAGGAGATGGAGGAGTTTGAAGAGGACTCTGAGCCCAGGAGGAACAGGAACAAGCTCATTGACATCTTCAGAAA ggtGGACTTTAATAAAGATAAGAGTGTCAGTGCCAAGGAGATGCAGCGCTGGATCGTGGAGAAGACAGAGGAACACTTCCAGGAGGCTGTGAGGGAGAACAAGATGAGCTTCCATGCTGTGGACCCAGATGGAGATG GCCATGTGACATGGGATGAATACCGGGTGAAGTTTCTGGCCAGCAAAGGATTCAACAAGAAGGAAATGGCTGACAAGATAAAGAACAGTGAAGAACTGAAGGTAGACGAGGAGA CCCAGGAGGTGCTGGAGAGTCTGAAGGACCGCTGGTTCCAGGCTGATAACCCCCCAGCCGACCAGCTGCTGAATGAGGAAGAGTTCCTCTCCTTCCTGCACCCGGAGCACAGCAAAGGAATGCTCAAATACATGGTCAAGGAGATTGTTCGCGACCTAG ACCAGGACAGTGACAAGAAGCTGACTCTGTCGGAGTTCATCTCCCTGCCCATGGGCACTGTGGAGAACCAGCAGGCTCAGGACATAGATGATGACTGGGTacgagagaggaaaaaggagttTGAGGAGGTCATCGATGGCAACCATGATGGCATCGTAACCATGGAGGAACTACAG gAGTACATGGACCCGATGAACGAGTACAACGCGCTGAACGAGGCTAAGCAGATGATTGCTGTGGCCGACGAGAACCAGAACCACAACTTGGAACTGGAGGAGATTCTCAAGTACAGCGAATACTTCACTGGCAGCAAGCTCATGGACTATGCCCGGAATGTTCACGAGGAGTTCTAA
- the LOC135528375 gene encoding adipolin-like isoform X1: MWCGPLAVLAVVFWTQFVLLEGVDAKKERKRTQETPPQHTEAYNTTLSNSEEVGGSTKNPDNQRVDPLGSWMDFVKRPVGNFPGKCRKRKRPLPGPPGPPGPPGPQGPPGSPGAEVTQEVLLQEFKKMIKEATERRTAAVDRQTSTSPSQIPTAHIALEGMTSYRRIEEAFHCKLKGPVVIDKKTLMELQNFQTPLAKGAFLRGTGMDQSTGRFTAPVTGIYQFSANVHIDHNEVKRSKSQLRARDNVRVLVCIESLCHRYTSLEMIVGLESNSKIFTVNVQGLLELQVGQYTSIFVDNGAGASIIIQNGSDFMGMLLGV; encoded by the exons ATGTGGTGTGGGCCGCTGGCCGtgctggctgtggtgttctggaCCCAGtttgtcctgctggaaggggTGGATGccaagaaggagaggaagaggacacaGGAGACCCCCCCACAGCACACAGAGGCATACAACACTACCCTCTCCAACAGCGAAGAGGTCGGCGGGAGCACCAAG AATCCTGACAACCAGAGAGTGGATCCCCTGGGATCATGGATGGACTTTGTGAAACGACCTGTAGGCAACTTCCCTGGGAAGTGCCGCAAACGCAAAAGGCCACTG CCCGGGCCACCAGGTCCTCCTGGCCCCCCAGGCCCCCAGGGACCACCTGGATCCCCCGGGGCAGAGGTCACCCAGGAAGTCCTCCTCCAGGAGTTCAAAAAGATGATAAAAG AAGCTACAGAGAGGAGAACTGCCGCAGTGGACAGGCAGACCAGTACCAGTCCAAGTCAGATACCCACGGCCCACATCGCCCTGGAAGGAATGACCTCTTACAGGCGGATAGAGGAAGCCTTCCACTGTAAACTCAAAGGACCTGTGGTTATTGACAAGAAGACACTGATGGAGTTACAGAACTTTCAGACG CCTCTTGCTAAAGGTGCCTTCCTCAGAGGGACAGGAATGGACCAGTCCACAGGGCGATTCACGGCTCCCGTCACAGGGATCTACCAGTTCTCTGCTAATGTTCATATCG ACCACAATGAGGTGAAGAGGAGTAAGAGTCAGCTGAGAGCCAGGGACAATGTGCGAGTGCTGGTCTGCATCGAATCCCTGTGTCATCGATATAC GTCATTAGAGATGATTGTTGGATTGGAAAGTAACAGCAAGATCTTCACAGTGAATGTGCAAGGGTTACTAGAGCTACAG GTTGGACAGTACACCTCAATATTTGTGGACAATGGAGCTGGGGCATCCATCATAATACAGAATGGCTCTGACTTCATGGGCATGTTGCTGGGTGTATAG
- the LOC135528375 gene encoding adipolin-like isoform X2: MWCGPLAVLAVVFWTQFVLLEGVDAKKERKRTQETPPQHTEAYNTTLSNSEEVGGSTKNPDNQRVDPLGSWMDFVKRPVGNFPGKCRKRKRPLPGPPGPPGPPGPQGPPGSPGAEVTQEVLLQEFKKMIKATERRTAAVDRQTSTSPSQIPTAHIALEGMTSYRRIEEAFHCKLKGPVVIDKKTLMELQNFQTPLAKGAFLRGTGMDQSTGRFTAPVTGIYQFSANVHIDHNEVKRSKSQLRARDNVRVLVCIESLCHRYTSLEMIVGLESNSKIFTVNVQGLLELQVGQYTSIFVDNGAGASIIIQNGSDFMGMLLGV, encoded by the exons ATGTGGTGTGGGCCGCTGGCCGtgctggctgtggtgttctggaCCCAGtttgtcctgctggaaggggTGGATGccaagaaggagaggaagaggacacaGGAGACCCCCCCACAGCACACAGAGGCATACAACACTACCCTCTCCAACAGCGAAGAGGTCGGCGGGAGCACCAAG AATCCTGACAACCAGAGAGTGGATCCCCTGGGATCATGGATGGACTTTGTGAAACGACCTGTAGGCAACTTCCCTGGGAAGTGCCGCAAACGCAAAAGGCCACTG CCCGGGCCACCAGGTCCTCCTGGCCCCCCAGGCCCCCAGGGACCACCTGGATCCCCCGGGGCAGAGGTCACCCAGGAAGTCCTCCTCCAGGAGTTCAAAAAGATGATAAAAG CTACAGAGAGGAGAACTGCCGCAGTGGACAGGCAGACCAGTACCAGTCCAAGTCAGATACCCACGGCCCACATCGCCCTGGAAGGAATGACCTCTTACAGGCGGATAGAGGAAGCCTTCCACTGTAAACTCAAAGGACCTGTGGTTATTGACAAGAAGACACTGATGGAGTTACAGAACTTTCAGACG CCTCTTGCTAAAGGTGCCTTCCTCAGAGGGACAGGAATGGACCAGTCCACAGGGCGATTCACGGCTCCCGTCACAGGGATCTACCAGTTCTCTGCTAATGTTCATATCG ACCACAATGAGGTGAAGAGGAGTAAGAGTCAGCTGAGAGCCAGGGACAATGTGCGAGTGCTGGTCTGCATCGAATCCCTGTGTCATCGATATAC GTCATTAGAGATGATTGTTGGATTGGAAAGTAACAGCAAGATCTTCACAGTGAATGTGCAAGGGTTACTAGAGCTACAG GTTGGACAGTACACCTCAATATTTGTGGACAATGGAGCTGGGGCATCCATCATAATACAGAATGGCTCTGACTTCATGGGCATGTTGCTGGGTGTATAG